A stretch of DNA from Hydra vulgaris chromosome 03, alternate assembly HydraT2T_AEP:
CCATTTCAGTGTATAAACCTTTATAAGAGGTCTTTTTTTCCTGTTTTGATTTGCTCAAGGaagcaaatcaaaaaaagatctttACGGAAGTTGTcactataattaaaaacattaaaaactatatatagctttaaataaacaaaatactaCGTTTGCAGAGGGTATACTACTACGCAActaacttataattatataagtttctTTAATGAAACGTTTCCCATAAAAAATACTGCTATAAGTTGAGGGGTGCTGGAGCACTTTCAACTTATAgcagtattttttcaaaaaccctCTGGATCCGTCGTGGTGTAATAATACTGTTGTTGACTTTGGTCaagtaaaaacaagttttcagctttaaaaaactaaaaaaaagaaaataaataaagaaaaatatatagttttatatatatatatatatatatatatatatatatatatatatatatatatatatatatataaatatatatatatatatatatatatgtatatatatatatatatacatatatatatatatatatatatatatatatatatatatatatatatatatatatatatatatatatatatatatatataacatatatataatataagttctTAActacttataacttttaaactttttgatccttgctattataaatcaaataattattttgtaggCTTTGTTATTACATAAACTTGTACCTGCATTTATTaaggtaagttttttttattgggaAAAGTTTACTTAAATGAATGTCTTGAGGAAAACAAACTTTTGGTGATCaagagaaaaataaacttttggtGATCAAGAATCATAACTTATTgaacttattttttagaaaatttttagaaaatttaatcttaacttttagaaaaaaaaatttaatcttaacTGTTTTTTCGATTATGTTTTGGTATGTGACAAATGATTCCTTTCAACGATTTTTATCTGCTTGTTTTAGTGAAAATTACTATCGCATACAGTTGATGGAATCAAGTAAAACATAGAAAATGTTAAATACATCTGCTGCAATAACATCTTTATTAGTCCTTGCTATAGCGGCTACATTGTTAAACTCTTTATGTATATACATCATAAGAagaacaaaatgtttaaaaaagagaCCATCCAGCATTCTTACACTAAACGTGTTACTAGTACATTTATTACAAAGTCTAATTGTATTGCCACTCTATGCTGCAAAAAAATTCACCATCAAAAGTTTCCATTGGGCTCAGTTTGTTGATAATTCATTTAGAGTTACATATATGATCACATTTTATGGAACTGTTCTTGGAGTATTTTGTATTAGCATAGATCGCTTTTTAGCAACCTATTGGCTCAAATCGTATAAACAAAGAATCACTAAAAAACGTATATGTGTAAGCTTGTTTATGTTATGGATTTATATAATTACATTATGCATGATTCCTTTTGTTCCTTCATTTCCGCTAAATACTTCCTTAAATGCGTCATCTTTCGACAAAACATACATTTATGTTCAGCAAGATGAATGGGTTATTTTTatgctaatttttaatacagCGTTGCCATACattttaactataataatatatacgtatattatttgtagacttcaaactttgaaaaaaaaacacgaCCGTTTACGAGATAACACAAATTCTGCTCAACAAAACTGCACTCTGAAAATGcgtgataaagatttaaaacgTTATAGAAAAGTGACACATTTGACTGTCGTGTTAACAGTGTTCTATGGGATATTTTGGACACCGTCATTTATATATTACCCATTACTAAGTTTCTGTAAATCGTGTTTTTCTAGAGGATTTGAGAATTCTAGTTTGGAGCAATATTTAGGGTTTGTGACAAAATATCTCGCTTTTCTAAATGGTGTTGCAGCGCcgttaatttattgtttttatcacgAAAACTATCGCAAAGGTTTTATGACAATTAGAAGAtctattttatacaaattttcaaagcCTTTGGATATTTGCCTCACAACTTTAGATATTCCTGTTGGAACTATGAATGAAATTTCTTCTACGCCGGAGAAAATGTATTATTGTTGAAAAATCTTGATTAGATCACTCTTTAAAATCTAACAGTAAAGTTTCATTAACTGATCACACAAATATTTACGACTGAAACGttatgtaaaacaaataaaattttggtgTTAATCAACTGCAAACATTAGTCTGAAATATTTAGGCTATGGAATTTAGTTTTTTGTGAAGCTTTTTGTTTCGTACTTAAAGATTTTACTGAAATATAAATAGTTTCTATTGCGTAAGTTTATTCGTTAAAAACTATACTGCATATAAGTTTATGTTAGATTTAAGCAAGTTGTAATACTATGCGAGAGTTaaattctttgcaaaaaaaaatatatttaaatatatttttttttgcaaagaatatatttaaataatatatatgttatattgttatttaaaacagtgtgtatatataaaaatatatacacactgttttaaataacaatataacatatatatatatatatatatatatatatatatatatatatatatatatatatatatatatatatatatatatatatatatataatagtttatgTTACATCATTGATGTCAGTATTTAGTATACTAAGCAGacacataaaatattgttataattatgatataccaataataaataattgcttgttatttaaaacagtgtgtatatatatatatatatatatatatatatatatatatatatatatatatatatatatatatatatatttataatagtttatgtTACATCATTGATGTCAGTATTTAGTATACTAAGCAGacacataaaatattgttataattatgatataccaataataaataattgcttgttatttaaaacagtgtgtatatatatatatatatatatatatatatatatatatatatatatatatatatatatatatatatatatatatatatatatatatatatatatatataaatatatatatatatttatatatatatatatatatatatatatatatatacatatatgtatatatatatatttatatatttatatatatatttatatatatatatatatatatatatatatatatatatatatacatatatgtatatttatatatttatatatatatttatatatatatatgtatttatatatatatatatttatatatatatatatataaatatatatatataaatatatatatttatatatatatatttatatatatatatataaatatatatatacacatttatatatatatatatatatatatatatatatatatatatatatatatatttatatatatatatatatatttatatatatatatatttatatatatatatttatatatatatataaatatatatatatataatatatatatatatatatatatatatatatttatatatatataaatatatatatttata
This window harbors:
- the LOC105845143 gene encoding octopamine receptor beta-2R yields the protein MLNTSAAITSLLVLAIAATLLNSLCIYIIRRTKCLKKRPSSILTLNVLLVHLLQSLIVLPLYAAKKFTIKSFHWAQFVDNSFRVTYMITFYGTVLGVFCISIDRFLATYWLKSYKQRITKKRICVSLFMLWIYIITLCMIPFVPSFPLNTSLNASSFDKTYIYVQQDEWVIFMLIFNTALPYILTIIIYTYIICRLQTLKKKHDRLRDNTNSAQQNCTLKMRDKDLKRYRKVTHLTVVLTVFYGIFWTPSFIYYPLLSFCKSCFSRGFENSSLEQYLGFVTKYLAFLNGVAAPLIYCFYHENYRKGFMTIRRSILYKFSKPLDICLTTLDIPVGTMNEISSTPEKMYYC